Proteins encoded together in one Monomorium pharaonis isolate MP-MQ-018 chromosome 8, ASM1337386v2, whole genome shotgun sequence window:
- the LOC118647176 gene encoding uncharacterized protein LOC118647176: MYSVSPTEIELFHLRILLLNVKGATCYNDLKTVNGELHQTFTSSCLALGLIKDNEEWKRAMNEASIWMMPRQLRLLFVQILIHCQPGHSKELWDEFQVAMSEDYIRQFGRVTGIRKAYIQIGQLLCKEDWELSQFPEMEQITIEYEKEHAKQLEKEVLLGQQQYSQLNHDQKIIVDYVLTLLEKTDGQQLKCLYIDGLYITGRFR; the protein is encoded by the coding sequence ATGTACTCAGTTAGCCCAACTGAAAtcgaattatttcatttacgtattcttttattgaatGTCAAAGGAGCAACATGCTATAATGACTTAAAAACAGTCAATGGTGAATTACATCAAACGTTTACTTCTTCATGTTTAGCTTTAGgcttaattaaagataatgaaGAATGGAAACGTGCAATGAACGAAGCTTCTATTTGGATGATGCCAAGACAACTTAGGTTActttttgttcaaatattaatacattgccAACCAGGGCATTCAAAAGAATTGTGGGATGAATTTCAAGTTGCAATGTCAGAAGATTACATACGACAATTTGGACGAGTCACTGGGATAAGAAAGGCTTATATTCAAATTGGTCAATTACTTTGCAAAGAAGATTGGGAACTTTCACAATTTCCAGAAATGGAACAAATAACGATTGAATATGAAAAAGAACATGCCAAACAATTGGAAAAAGAAGTCTTACTTGGTCAACAACAATACAGTCAGTTAAATCATgaccaaaaaataattgttgattatgttttaactcttttagaaaaaactgATGGtcaacaattaaaatgtttatacattgACGGTTTATACATTACCGGGAGATTcaggtaa
- the LOC105828127 gene encoding uncharacterized protein LOC105828127, whose translation MSSTILFYLLMLMLSMLTMTKPTTDKAYKITIRNHKSKSAESENLKIILNYVRGKQKFYPSIFSLVSLDSRSSLIDLLSKYVTNESIVNYKTNDFSRNYTWHSRIDLTWIFIIDSMNIFNSFVHEQSHIWKSTNQYLVIVTMPNTTLSRMIFQIIWKTYGVYRVIIISIKDDFRCLSRYLPFEKNWRNEYGVVHKICLMNQEDTVELYTNFNKLNGYPVRVVVFPSLMMKIASDENVTNSKFSGVDANAMLLLERVMGARFHVYVSHNLRNSTNEEGHYGDPFYRTLRYIENGESEMIIISFFTHRYKEYQKYEFTASIYEDKLCLIAPTASFVPKSYMPIMSFAPDLWVALAIYNVLVSVLWFLIKYYSVSFRRQSAVLLPLTRTMNNNDLSRRSNLPLKIHPYILSCFDLLETSCYPLKENGNSGVSNTTIAQRVFLIGTLFFGLIIIGLYQSCLMSSLSDPFHYPELNTLEDVASSNLTIITKYYNLKENTFTGNTTLDNKLRSKMKVFVSKEHTYDVVAFGRKTIAINRYASVKLGNLSKYYDIDGNKLLHIVEECPTTYLLSYVIKLHSPYRERINGLLLRMQEAGLIHLWYERMANPLYITEQRRRMNKSERKVKLTMEHFSLTFVGFTAGLLFCTIVFLVELYFAKFQSP comes from the coding sequence ATGTCATcgacaatattattttatttattaatgttaatgttaTCAATGTTAACAATGACAAAGCCTACAACAGACAAAGCATATAAAATCACGATAAGAAACCACAAATCGAAATCAGCCGAAagtgaaaatttgaaaattattttgaattatgttcgtggcaagcaaaaattttatccgTCAATATTTTCTCTTGTTTCTTTGGACAGTCGATCTAGCCTCATAGACCTTTTGTCTAAGTACGTAACGAATGAATCTATTGTTAACTACAAGACAAACGACTTCTCACGAAACTATACGTGGCATAGTCGCATCGATCTTACGTGGATTTTTATCATCGACAGTATGAACATCTTCAATTCCTTTGTGCATGAACAAAGCCATATCTGGAAGTCTACCAATCAATACCTAGTAATTGTCACTATGCCAAATACAACTTTGTCGCGGatgatatttcaaataatttggAAGACCTACGGTGTTTATAGGgtcattattatatcaataaaagaCGATTTTCGATGCCTGAGCAGATACTTACCATTTGAAAAGAATTGGCGAAATGAATATGGCGTCGTACATAAGATTTGTTTAATGAATCAAGAAGATACCGTCGAGCTCTACACCAACTTTAACAAATTGAACGGATATCCTGTACGCGTGGTAGTATTTCCATCTCTGATGATGAAAATTGCGTCCGACGAAAACGTGACGAATTCCAAATTTAGTGGAGTGGACGCTAACGCGATGTTGCTATTGGAACGAGTAATGGGAGCACGATTTCACGTTTACGTTTCTCACAATCTCCGTAATTCCACTAACGAGGAAGGCCATTACGGAGATCCGTTTTATCGCACTCTTCGATACATCGAGAATGGTGAGTCAGAGATGATCATTATCAGTTTCTTTACTCACCGATATaaagaatatcaaaaataCGAATTTACAGCTAGCATTTATGAGGACAAGCTGTGTCTAATTGCACCTACGGCAAGTTTCGTACCGAAATCATATATGCCAATAATGTCATTCGCGCCTGATCTGTGGGTCGCTCTTGCGATATACAATGTTCTCGTGTCCGTTCTATGGTTTCTCATCAAATATTACAGCGTGTCGTTTCGTCGGCAGAGCGCCGTTCTTCTTCCTCTGACAAGAACAATGAACAATAATGATCTCTCACGACGATCAAATCTACCTTTGAAAATACATCCTTACATTTTGTCATGTTTTGATCTCTTGGAAACTTCATGTTATCCATTAAAAGAGAATGGTAATAGTGGTGTCAGCAACACGACAATCGCTCAAAGAGTCTTCTTGATTGGCACGCTTTTCTTTGGACTCATTATCATCGGTCTTTATCAAAGTTGCCTCATGTCTAGTTTGAGTGATCCCTTTCATTATCCTGAACTGAATACCTTGGAGGATGTCGCATCCTCGAATCTCACCATCATTACCAAGTACTACAACTTGAAAGAGAACACGTTCACGGGTAATACCACTCTGGATAATAAATTACGTAGCAAGATGAAGGTGTTTGTCTCCAAAGAACATACATACGATGTCGTGGCCTTTGGCAGGAAAACAATTGCTATCAATCGTTACGCTTCGGTCAAGCTGGGTAATTTGTCGAAGTATTATGATATAGACGGCAACAAACTGCTCCACATAGTTGAAGAATGCCCAACCACTTATTTGTTGTCGTACGTTATAAAACTTCACTCACCGTATCGAGAGAGAATCAACGGATTACTACTACGGATGCAAGAAGCAGGTCTTATTCATTTGTGGTACGAGCGCATGGCTAATCCATTGTACATAACCGAGCAGAGAAGAAGAATGAACAAGAGCGAAAGGAAAGTCAAACTGACCATGGAACATTTCTCTCTCACTTTTGTCGGGTTTACAGCCGGTTTACTTTTTTGTACCATCGTATTCCTCGTGGAACTCTATTTCGCCAAGTTTCAATCGCCTTAA
- the LOC118646935 gene encoding uncharacterized protein LOC118646935 — translation MAFTGFAATLLPNGKTTYKTLGLPMPLFADSTSNIKIQSKEAECLKKTDVFIWDEAPMAPRYALEVMDHLLQDLMQNNLKFGDKIVILGGDFRQLLPVQQNVTRSKIIWEMVL, via the exons ATGGCTTTCACTGGTTTTGCTGCAACGTTACTACCGAATGGAAAAACAACATATAAAACTTTAGGTTTGCCCATGCCTCTTTTTGCTGACTCAACatcgaatataaaaattcaatcaaaagaAGCTGAATGTTTGAAGAAAACAGATGTTTTTATTTGGGATGAAGCACCAATGGCACCGCGATATGCTCTTGAAGTGATGGATCACCTTTTGCAagatttaatgcaaaataatctaaaatttggtgataaaattgttattcttgGTGGGGATTTCAGACAATTATTGCCAGTACAACAAAACGTTACACGgtctaaaatt atttggGAAATGGTACTTTGa
- the LOC118646934 gene encoding uncharacterized protein LOC118646934, translated as MENKKKGSWDKDNLKTALDKVLSKKMGLREAALKYSIPKSTLHDKITCLKSGEEIALQPKLGRFTKTFLPEYEEQLLNHVKDLSNRCLPLMKKEFLKLAYDLAVELKLPHRFNTEKRTAGKHFYYDFMARHPDLSLRTPESTSMMRAVGFNKLQVDLFFSNLEKLMNQYNFPPSNIYNCDETGVSCVQKHQKVLAPKAVRQVGKLTSAERGKNITIMFCMSANGYFIPPFFIFPRMKMNERLMINAPSQSEGVAQPKGWMNSDFFCQWLKHFEKFSHPSKESPVLLLLDGHSSHKSLDVINFCREHNIHLISSPPHTTHKLQPLDRTFMKPFKNAYHERCDMWMRANAGARITDYDIAGLVGEAFTKVARLDIAVSGFKCTGIYPFDKNIFSDIDYLPSDMTNVPLEEIRTQTAPVASKVLDAVPVRDTQMTKEIHPSTSSVPDISKNLLKLSPFPDAAKKRSEARKRKSEKSQILTSSPYKILVEEKENERKGKKAKKSLEELYKETNLPDKKKRNKAPKTNSSGTFIRA; from the coding sequence AtggagaataaaaagaaaggatCATGGGATAAGGATAATTTGAAAACTGCTCTTGATAAAgttttgtcaaaaaaaatgGGACTGAGAGAAGCTGCACTAAAGTATAGTATTCCTAAAAGCACtttacatgacaaaataaCCTGCCTAAAGTCCGGTGAAGAAATTGCATTGCAGCCTAAGCTTGGTAGATTCACCAAAACATTCCTACCAGAATATGAAGAACAATTATTGAACCATGTAAAAGACTTATCTAATCGATGTTTGCCacttatgaaaaaagaatttttaaagttgGCATATGACTTAGCTGTAGAGCTAAAGCTTCCTCATCGCTTCAACACTGAAAAAAGAACAGCtggtaaacatttttactatGATTTTATGGCTAGACATCCTGATTTATCACTAAGAACACCCGAGTCTACGAGTATGATGCGAGCTGTAGGTTTTAATAAGCTGCAGGTAGATTTGTTCTTCTCAAATCTTGAAAAACTCAtgaatcaatataattttcctccttctaacatatataattgtgaCGAAACGGGAGTTAGCTGCGTACAAAAACATCAAAAAGTTTTAGCTCCAAAAGCTGTACGCCAAGTAGGAAAGCTTACTTCAGCTGAAAGAGGCAAGAACATTACAATCATGTTTTGCATGAGTGCTAATGGATATTTCATACCACCGTTTTTTATCTTTCCAAGAATGAAAATGAATGAACGCCTTATGATTAATGCTCCCTCACAGAGTGAAGGTGTCGCTCAACCAAAAGGTTGGATGAATAGTGACTTTTTCTGTCAATggttaaaacattttgagaAATTCTCACATCCTTCAAAAGAATCACCTGTGCTTCTTCTCCTAGATGGTCATAGCAGCCATAAATCATTGGatgtcataaatttttgtagagaacaTAACATTCACTTAATTAGTTCACCACCGCACACAACTCACAAATTGCAACCTCTTGATAGAACTTTTATGAAGCCCTTCAAAAATGCTTACCATGAGCGATGTGACATGTGGATGAGAGCAAACGCAGGAGCACGAATAACTGATTATGATATTGCAGGCCTTGTTGGTGAAGCGTTCACAAAAGTAGCTCGATTAGACATTGCGGTGTCTGGTTTTAAATGCACAGGAATTTATccgtttgataaaaatatattttcagataTTGATTATCTACCAAGTGATATGACAAACGTTCCATTAGAAGAAATAAGGACTCAGACCGCTCCTGTAGCTTCCAAAGTCTTAGATGCTGTTCCTGTTCGTGACACACAAATGACAAAAGAAATCCATCCGTCTACTAGTTCTGTTCCAGatatttccaaaaatttattgaagttATCCCCGTTTCCCGATGCTGCAAAGAAGCGTTCCGAAGCAAGGAAGAGAAAATCCGAAAAAAGTCAAATTCTCACTTCATCtccgtataaaatattagttgaagaaaaagagaatgaaagaaaaggtaaaaaagcaAAGAAGAGCCTTGAAGAGCTATATAAAGAAACTAATTTAcctgataagaaaaaaagaaacaaagcaCCGAAAACAAACAGCAGTGGCACATTTATCCGGGCCTGA